The following are encoded together in the Pseudoalteromonas ruthenica genome:
- a CDS encoding monovalent cation/H+ antiporter subunit D produces the protein MMQHLITLPILLPLLAGIILLLPPCGKNLIIRRWTAMFMALLTLIASTVLLQQLLQGGPIVYAIGTWQPPFGIVLYADPLAVLLTILTSFLTLVTTIYASRGDDKKGSFYHPLTHFLLMGVNGAFLTGDLFNLFVFFEVLLIASYALLMHKTDKQTTKAALHYVVLNLVGSSIFLIALGILYGVLGTLNMADLATKVAQLQGDDIYLAKIGGLLLLIVFALKAALLPLHLWLAATYSRAMPAVAAQFAVMTKVGIYAMMRVFTMIFGDNAGELSGMATTWLWPLALVTLVVGAVGVLASEDLRRLTANLVIVSVGTLVAMVALNNEQATAVAIYYLLHSTVGCAAMFLVADLIGLQRGKVQDRLVNSRSVAEPKLLGICFVLCAIALAGLPPLSGFIAKLWLLDAAWESNVAWVFWPIYLIVSLATLVALSRAGTSLFWHDNPQQDEQFEDAVYAGKRRSFAVLLMLAVPVLMTVFAAPLTEVSQHAAATLHNTQVAVDTVFALAKGQ, from the coding sequence TTGATGCAGCATTTGATCACTTTACCTATCCTACTGCCTTTACTTGCGGGGATCATTTTACTGCTCCCGCCTTGTGGTAAAAACCTCATTATTCGCCGCTGGACAGCGATGTTTATGGCACTGCTTACGTTAATAGCGAGCACGGTGTTATTGCAGCAACTGTTGCAAGGCGGCCCGATTGTGTATGCTATTGGTACTTGGCAGCCACCCTTTGGTATCGTTTTATACGCCGATCCGTTGGCGGTGCTACTGACTATCCTAACAAGCTTCCTAACCTTGGTTACCACCATTTACGCCAGTCGCGGTGATGACAAAAAAGGCAGCTTCTATCATCCCCTTACGCACTTCTTGCTTATGGGTGTGAATGGTGCCTTTTTAACCGGGGATTTATTTAACTTGTTCGTCTTTTTTGAAGTGCTACTGATTGCTTCCTATGCATTGCTAATGCATAAAACGGATAAACAGACCACCAAAGCCGCGCTTCACTACGTGGTGCTTAACTTGGTGGGCTCGAGTATCTTCCTCATCGCCTTAGGGATTCTTTATGGGGTACTCGGTACGTTGAATATGGCGGATTTAGCTACTAAAGTAGCTCAGCTACAGGGCGATGATATTTACTTGGCTAAAATAGGTGGTTTGTTGCTGCTTATTGTCTTCGCTCTAAAGGCCGCCTTATTGCCATTACATTTGTGGTTAGCGGCAACTTATAGCCGTGCAATGCCTGCGGTAGCAGCGCAATTTGCGGTTATGACCAAGGTTGGTATTTACGCCATGATGCGCGTGTTCACTATGATCTTCGGTGATAACGCCGGCGAGCTCAGCGGTATGGCCACCACTTGGTTATGGCCTCTGGCACTGGTCACCTTAGTGGTTGGGGCTGTTGGCGTTTTAGCTTCGGAAGATTTACGTCGGCTAACGGCAAATTTAGTCATTGTTTCGGTGGGCACCTTAGTGGCTATGGTGGCTCTGAATAATGAGCAGGCCACAGCTGTGGCAATCTATTATTTACTGCACTCAACAGTAGGCTGTGCGGCAATGTTCTTAGTCGCGGACTTGATTGGCTTACAGCGTGGTAAAGTGCAAGATAGGCTGGTGAATAGCCGCAGTGTTGCCGAGCCTAAGCTACTCGGTATCTGCTTTGTGCTGTGCGCCATTGCCTTGGCCGGTTTGCCACCACTTTCTGGCTTTATCGCTAAATTATGGTTATTGGATGCGGCTTGGGAAAGCAACGTTGCCTGGGTGTTCTGGCCCATATACCTGATTGTCAGTTTGGCAACCCTTGTGGCCTTGTCGCGAGCTGGAACGAGCCTATTTTGGCATGACAACCCACAGCAAGATGAACAATTTGAAGATGCCGTATACGCTGGCAAACGCCGAAGCTTCGCGGTGCTATTGATGCTTGCAGTGCCAGTATTAATGACAGTGTTCGCTGCACCACTGACCGAAGTGAGCCAGCATGCAGCAGCAACATTGCATAATACTCAAGTCGCGGTTGATACTGTTTTTGCGTTGGCTAAGGGGCAATAA
- a CDS encoding Na+/H+ antiporter subunit C produces the protein MELLYASCVGLLVACGVYLILRARTFPVVLGLTMLSYAVNLFLFSSGRLQINKAPVLGQSAGYADPLPQALVLTAIVIGFAMTAFVVILAIRGRADLGNDHVDGQPRSKKGS, from the coding sequence ATGGAACTCTTATATGCAAGCTGTGTAGGTCTATTAGTGGCCTGCGGAGTGTATCTTATTTTACGAGCGCGCACTTTCCCGGTGGTGCTCGGGCTTACCATGCTCTCTTACGCGGTGAACCTATTTTTGTTCTCCTCAGGGCGTCTACAAATCAATAAGGCGCCGGTGTTGGGTCAGTCTGCAGGGTATGCCGATCCGCTTCCCCAAGCGTTAGTATTGACCGCCATCGTGATTGGTTTTGCGATGACCGCGTTTGTGGTGATCTTGGCTATTCGTGGTCGCGCGGATTTAGGTAATGACCATGTGGATGGTCAACCACGCTCGAAAAAGGGGTCATAG
- a CDS encoding monovalent cation/H+ antiporter subunit A, which translates to MTLLWIPLLSLIGSLLASFTGKLSRNQSAIITAIMPILGLALVLSLAPDVLAGETLYSSLPWIPELGVNLSFRLDGLALLFCLLILCIGLLVILYARYYLSENDSMPKLYAYLMLFMTAMLGIVTANNIIQMWFFWELTSISSFLLISYWSHKPEARKGARMALAITGAGGLALLAGLVLIGQLVGSYELDVILQSAEVIKSSSWYPVILVLVLLGAFTKSAQFPFHFWLPHAMAAPTPVSAYLHSATMVKAGIFLLARFYPALAGTELWFIIVGVTGLTTLLVGAYIALFKHDLKGLLAYSTISHLGLITLLLGLDTQLATVAAIFHIINHAIFKASLFMATGIIDHETGTRDMRKLNGMWRYMPYTATLAMVAAASMAGVPLLNGFLSKEMFFAETLHQQMLGSMSWLIPVLATVAGALSVAYSARFIHDVFFNGEPKDLPKDPHEAPRYMRVPIEVLVAMCVLVGLFPAFVVDPILSVASNAVLAGDAPDYKLAIWHGFNLPLFMSAVAVAGGLFIYSQRKYLFQFQASLPSVNAKRAFDAGIQQVMTWSREQVLRIENGSLQRYVFILLLSALVLAGLPLFEMHTLAGSKGLSDIDAHNAIGAALLMIGALATLVWHRSRMVALIMISVVGLMTSVAFSRFSAPDLALTQLTVEVVTVMLLMLALFFLPQRTPKESSSIRILRDLGISSAIGIVIGSICYAVLTRPHESISQFFVANAKTGGGGTNVVNVILVDFRGFDTLGEITVLGIAALGIYKLLLNLPLFMPASDSEGRPWARERHPLLLASISQSLLPLAIMVSVYIFLRGHNLPGGGFIAGLVTSIAFILQYMANGSNWIRARMDINYRKVIASGLAIATLTGMGSWLFGRNFLTSWFDYFDIPLVGKTELASAMIFDLGVYLTVVGATLMILASLGKLTAETPKEKVNL; encoded by the coding sequence ATGACTTTGCTGTGGATACCCCTGTTATCCCTTATAGGCAGTTTACTTGCGAGTTTTACTGGTAAATTATCGCGCAATCAAAGTGCGATTATCACCGCAATAATGCCCATTTTAGGCTTAGCCCTAGTACTGAGTTTAGCCCCCGATGTGCTGGCGGGTGAGACCCTCTATTCCAGCCTACCCTGGATACCTGAATTAGGCGTGAACTTGTCTTTCCGTCTGGACGGGTTAGCCCTGCTGTTTTGCTTACTGATCCTGTGTATCGGTTTGCTGGTTATTCTTTATGCTCGCTATTACCTTAGTGAGAATGACTCCATGCCTAAGCTTTATGCCTACTTAATGCTGTTTATGACAGCCATGCTAGGCATTGTGACGGCGAATAATATTATTCAAATGTGGTTCTTCTGGGAGCTCACCAGTATTAGCTCATTTTTATTGATCAGCTACTGGTCCCATAAACCTGAAGCACGTAAAGGCGCACGTATGGCATTGGCTATTACCGGCGCTGGCGGTCTGGCCCTGTTGGCGGGCTTAGTGCTCATCGGCCAGTTAGTGGGCAGCTACGAGCTTGACGTTATTCTACAAAGTGCCGAGGTGATCAAGTCATCGTCTTGGTATCCGGTTATTTTGGTGTTGGTGTTGCTAGGGGCGTTCACCAAATCTGCGCAGTTTCCCTTTCACTTTTGGTTGCCGCATGCGATGGCGGCACCTACGCCAGTCAGCGCCTACTTACATTCGGCAACGATGGTTAAAGCCGGAATTTTCCTGTTAGCCCGCTTTTATCCCGCACTGGCAGGCACCGAGCTATGGTTCATTATTGTTGGCGTAACCGGCCTGACAACCTTGTTAGTCGGTGCTTACATTGCTTTATTCAAACACGACTTAAAGGGCTTGTTGGCATACTCGACCATCAGTCATTTGGGTCTTATTACCTTGCTCCTAGGCCTGGATACGCAGCTGGCGACAGTTGCGGCGATTTTCCACATTATTAATCACGCTATTTTTAAAGCATCACTGTTTATGGCGACGGGTATTATCGATCACGAAACCGGTACTCGAGACATGCGTAAACTGAACGGTATGTGGCGTTATATGCCTTATACCGCGACCTTAGCGATGGTGGCGGCGGCGTCCATGGCCGGTGTGCCGCTTTTGAACGGCTTCTTATCAAAAGAGATGTTCTTTGCTGAGACTTTACACCAGCAAATGCTGGGGTCTATGTCATGGTTAATTCCAGTGTTAGCGACGGTAGCCGGGGCATTGTCAGTGGCTTATTCGGCGCGTTTTATTCACGATGTATTTTTCAATGGTGAGCCCAAAGACCTGCCTAAGGATCCTCACGAAGCGCCGCGTTATATGCGCGTGCCCATTGAAGTGTTGGTTGCGATGTGTGTGCTCGTCGGTTTGTTCCCAGCCTTTGTAGTGGACCCTATTTTATCGGTCGCTTCCAATGCAGTTTTAGCCGGTGATGCACCGGATTACAAACTGGCTATTTGGCACGGTTTTAATCTACCGCTATTTATGAGTGCGGTGGCAGTAGCCGGTGGTTTGTTTATCTATTCTCAACGCAAATATTTATTCCAGTTCCAAGCCTCGCTACCCAGTGTTAATGCAAAAAGGGCATTCGACGCCGGTATCCAACAGGTGATGACGTGGTCACGTGAGCAAGTTCTGCGTATAGAGAATGGCTCTTTGCAGCGCTATGTCTTTATTTTATTGCTCTCGGCACTGGTTCTTGCCGGTCTGCCATTATTTGAAATGCATACGCTGGCTGGGTCTAAAGGTCTGAGCGATATTGATGCTCATAATGCCATTGGCGCGGCCTTGCTCATGATTGGCGCGCTTGCCACCTTGGTATGGCATCGCTCGCGCATGGTGGCCCTCATCATGATTTCGGTGGTGGGGTTGATGACCTCAGTGGCCTTCAGTCGTTTCTCTGCGCCTGACTTGGCGCTCACTCAGCTTACTGTGGAAGTAGTCACGGTGATGCTATTGATGTTGGCACTGTTTTTCTTACCGCAACGTACGCCAAAGGAATCAAGCTCAATTCGAATCTTGCGAGATTTAGGGATCAGTAGTGCCATTGGTATCGTCATCGGCAGTATTTGTTATGCGGTGCTCACACGCCCCCACGAGAGCATCTCGCAATTCTTTGTTGCCAATGCCAAAACCGGTGGCGGCGGTACCAACGTTGTAAACGTTATTCTCGTAGACTTCCGTGGCTTTGATACTCTTGGTGAAATTACTGTACTGGGTATCGCAGCGCTGGGTATCTACAAGCTATTACTTAATCTGCCACTGTTTATGCCAGCATCAGACAGTGAAGGGCGTCCTTGGGCTCGCGAACGTCACCCGCTGTTGCTGGCGAGTATCTCGCAAAGTTTGCTGCCGCTGGCCATTATGGTGTCCGTGTATATTTTCTTGCGTGGTCACAACTTACCGGGTGGTGGCTTCATCGCTGGCTTGGTTACTTCTATCGCCTTCATCTTGCAGTACATGGCCAATGGTTCGAACTGGATACGTGCGCGCATGGATATCAATTACCGCAAGGTGATAGCCTCAGGATTAGCCATTGCTACACTGACAGGCATGGGAAGCTGGCTGTTTGGGCGTAACTTCTTAACCAGCTGGTTTGATTATTTTGATATTCCGTTGGTGGGCAAAACCGAGCTTGCCAGCGCAATGATTTTCGACCTAGGGGTCTATCTCACTGTGGTAGGTGCCACTTTGATGATTTTGGCAAGCCTAGGTAAATTGACAGCAGAAACACCGAAAGAAAAGGTCAACCTCTAA
- the nlpI gene encoding lipoprotein NlpI: MRKPISLIIAGALAAVLAGCQSTSQEPQYLVAVPFTAPLPSDFRSEIAIARYTELIEQAELPNEQQAQLYYDRGVLFDSLGLSTLARIDFNRAVKLKPDLAEVYNFLGIHHTLMQQYGKAYEMFDSVLELNAEHEYAYLNRGIALYYGERPKLASDDLQAFLDFAPDDPYRVLWLYLAQSANDAQQAKANLAKMAQALDPQNWAYQLVAYYNGDIDEKALLNTLSEGVESHQEYAERLCEAYFYIAKRHQAEGNTALASDYFKLALSTNVYEFVEYKYARLELSLMAGEGAH; this comes from the coding sequence TTGAGAAAACCCATTTCGCTCATTATTGCAGGCGCACTAGCCGCTGTGTTGGCTGGTTGCCAATCCACTTCCCAAGAGCCTCAGTATTTAGTTGCAGTGCCATTTACAGCGCCTCTGCCCAGTGATTTTCGCAGCGAAATTGCCATAGCTCGTTATACCGAGCTCATTGAGCAAGCTGAACTTCCTAATGAGCAACAAGCGCAGCTTTATTATGACCGAGGTGTACTATTTGATAGCTTAGGGCTTAGTACCTTGGCGCGCATTGACTTTAACCGCGCAGTAAAACTTAAGCCTGATTTAGCCGAGGTCTATAACTTTTTAGGCATTCATCACACCCTAATGCAGCAATACGGCAAAGCTTACGAAATGTTCGACTCGGTGTTGGAGCTTAACGCTGAGCATGAATATGCATACTTAAACCGAGGCATCGCCCTTTATTATGGGGAGCGCCCTAAACTGGCCAGTGACGACTTACAAGCTTTTTTAGATTTTGCGCCGGACGATCCCTACCGTGTGCTATGGCTTTATTTGGCGCAAAGTGCGAACGACGCTCAACAAGCAAAAGCCAATTTAGCTAAGATGGCGCAAGCGTTAGACCCACAGAATTGGGCCTATCAGTTGGTCGCTTATTACAATGGCGATATTGATGAAAAGGCTCTGTTAAACACCTTGAGCGAGGGCGTCGAGTCGCATCAAGAGTATGCTGAGCGATTGTGTGAGGCGTATTTCTATATCGCCAAGCGTCACCAAGCTGAAGGCAATACAGCCTTGGCCAGTGACTACTTTAAATTGGCGTTATCGACTAATGTGTACGAGTTTGTTGAATATAAGTACGCCCGTTTGGAGCTGAGCTTAATGGCAGGCGAGGGTGCGCACTAG
- the pnp gene encoding polyribonucleotide nucleotidyltransferase — MQPIIKEFQYGEHTVSLETGAIARQADGAVLASIGDTSVLVTVVGKREANPGQDFFPLTVNYIEKMYAAGRIPGGFLKREGRPSDGETLIARLIDRPIRPLFPDGFVNEVQVIATVVSVDPEIQPDIVALIGTSAALALSGIPFNGPIGASRVGFIDGQYVLNPTLTELNESKLDLVVAGTDNAVLMVESEAETLPEDVMLGAVVYGHEQSQAIITAINEFASEAGKPVWDWTAPAKDESLAEKVAAIAEAKIGEAYHITDKVARKDALSAAKAQVIEKLSAELGEDESLDEQEVSGVFGSLEKKIVRGRIIAGEKRIDGRTPEMIRALDVKTGVLARTHGSAIFTRGETQALVTATLGTERDAQMIDAITGTSTNRFMLHYNFPPFCVGETGFVGSPKRREIGHGNLAKRGIAAVLPTLEEFPYSIRVVSEITESNGSSSMASVCGTSLALMNAGVPTKASVAGIAMGLVKEGDNFVVLSDILGDEDHLGDMDFKVAGTSEGITALQMDIKIEGITKEIMQIALNQAQAARLHILGVMDEAISSPAAELSDYAPRIYTVNIPPKKIADVIGKGGATIRALTEETGTTIEIDDDGTVKIAATDGESARAAIARVEQLTAELEVGTIYEGKVVRIVDFGAFVNVLPGKDGLVHISQISEERVNNVTDHLSVGQEVKVKVLEVDRQGRVRLSIKEAQEKPAANAEESKSAE, encoded by the coding sequence GTGCAACCAATTATTAAAGAATTTCAATACGGTGAACACACTGTATCGCTAGAAACGGGTGCGATTGCACGTCAAGCAGACGGTGCCGTACTTGCTAGCATTGGCGATACCTCGGTACTCGTGACTGTGGTTGGTAAGCGTGAAGCAAACCCAGGTCAAGACTTCTTTCCTCTGACTGTTAACTACATTGAAAAAATGTACGCAGCGGGTCGTATCCCTGGTGGTTTCTTGAAGCGTGAAGGTCGTCCATCAGACGGCGAGACACTGATCGCGCGCTTGATTGACCGTCCAATCCGTCCACTGTTCCCTGATGGCTTCGTAAACGAAGTGCAAGTTATCGCAACCGTTGTTTCAGTAGACCCTGAAATTCAACCAGATATCGTCGCGCTGATTGGTACTTCAGCGGCGCTTGCGCTTTCGGGTATTCCATTCAATGGCCCAATCGGTGCGTCTCGTGTAGGCTTTATCGACGGTCAATATGTCCTTAACCCAACACTTACTGAGCTAAACGAAAGTAAGCTAGACCTTGTTGTTGCTGGTACTGACAACGCGGTACTGATGGTTGAGTCGGAAGCTGAAACATTGCCAGAAGACGTGATGCTAGGCGCCGTTGTTTACGGTCATGAGCAGTCACAAGCCATTATTACTGCAATTAACGAATTTGCTAGCGAAGCAGGCAAGCCTGTATGGGATTGGACCGCACCAGCGAAAGACGAGTCGCTAGCGGAAAAAGTGGCTGCCATCGCGGAAGCGAAAATCGGTGAAGCGTATCACATCACTGACAAGGTAGCGCGTAAAGATGCGCTAAGCGCAGCGAAAGCACAAGTAATCGAGAAGCTAAGCGCTGAGCTGGGTGAAGACGAAAGCTTAGATGAGCAAGAAGTATCGGGTGTATTCGGTTCACTTGAGAAGAAAATCGTACGTGGTCGCATCATTGCCGGTGAAAAACGTATTGATGGCCGTACTCCTGAGATGATCCGTGCCCTAGATGTTAAAACCGGTGTGCTTGCACGTACGCACGGTAGTGCTATCTTCACCCGTGGTGAAACTCAGGCACTTGTTACCGCAACGCTGGGTACAGAACGTGACGCACAGATGATTGATGCTATTACGGGTACCTCAACTAACCGCTTCATGTTGCACTACAACTTCCCTCCATTCTGTGTTGGCGAAACAGGCTTTGTAGGCTCACCTAAGCGTCGTGAAATTGGTCATGGTAACCTTGCTAAGCGTGGTATTGCGGCTGTTCTTCCTACGCTTGAAGAATTCCCTTACTCAATCCGTGTGGTATCAGAGATCACTGAATCGAACGGTTCATCTTCAATGGCCTCGGTATGTGGTACTTCGCTGGCGCTGATGAATGCCGGTGTCCCAACTAAGGCATCTGTAGCGGGTATTGCTATGGGTCTTGTTAAAGAAGGCGACAACTTTGTTGTTCTTTCTGACATCTTGGGTGACGAAGACCACCTAGGCGACATGGACTTTAAAGTAGCCGGTACTTCTGAAGGTATCACTGCGCTGCAAATGGATATCAAGATTGAAGGTATCACTAAAGAAATCATGCAAATTGCGCTTAACCAAGCACAAGCTGCCCGTTTGCATATTCTTGGCGTGATGGATGAAGCCATCTCTTCACCAGCGGCTGAGCTTTCAGATTACGCACCACGCATTTACACGGTAAACATTCCACCGAAGAAAATTGCTGACGTAATTGGTAAAGGCGGTGCAACAATCCGTGCGTTAACTGAAGAAACTGGCACTACTATCGAAATCGATGATGACGGTACGGTTAAGATCGCTGCCACCGATGGCGAAAGCGCACGCGCTGCAATCGCTCGCGTAGAGCAGTTAACTGCAGAACTTGAAGTAGGTACAATCTACGAAGGTAAAGTAGTTCGTATCGTAGACTTCGGTGCGTTTGTTAATGTATTGCCAGGCAAAGATGGTTTAGTACACATTTCACAAATCAGCGAAGAGCGTGTGAATAACGTGACTGATCACCTAAGCGTTGGTCAAGAAGTTAAAGTTAAGGTACTAGAAGTAGACCGCCAAGGCCGCGTTCGCTTGAGTATCAAAGAAGCGCAAGAAAAACCAGCTGCAAACGCAGAAGAGTCAAAAAGCGCTGAATAA
- the rpsO gene encoding 30S ribosomal protein S15, which produces MSLSNQEKADIIAKFARAEGDTGSPEVQVALLTHDINKLQGHFANHKQDNHSRRGLLRKVSQRRNLLNYLKGKSIERYTALIQELGLRR; this is translated from the coding sequence ATGTCACTAAGCAACCAAGAAAAAGCAGATATCATCGCAAAATTCGCACGCGCTGAAGGCGACACAGGTTCACCTGAAGTACAAGTAGCTTTGCTAACTCACGATATCAACAAGCTTCAAGGTCACTTTGCTAACCACAAGCAAGACAACCACTCACGTCGTGGTCTGCTTCGCAAAGTAAGCCAACGCCGTAACTTGCTTAACTACCTAAAAGGTAAAAGCATCGAGCGTTACACTGCACTAATTCAAGAACTTGGCCTACGTCGCTAA
- the truB gene encoding tRNA pseudouridine(55) synthase TruB — protein sequence MARRTKGRPVDGVLLVNKPQGISSNRALQQAKGIFFAQKAGHTGALDPLATGMLPVCFGEATKFSQFLLDTDKTYVVRAKLGERTTTSDADGEIVQTRAVDVCEADLREQVASFIGESDQYPSMYSALKYQGQPLYKYAREGIEVPRKCRRIHVYSLTLDEFDSERNEIQMTAHVSKGTYIRTIVDDLGELLGCGAHVIMLHRSKVGHYPAEKMVTLETLQQLLDEAKAKDIAPAEVLDPLLLPMDTAVQDLPSIELDEQQATAFAHGQTVVVGEQVAPVCAVRCKTRFLGVGERNQHGHLKAKRAVAITS from the coding sequence ATGGCCAGACGGACAAAAGGCCGCCCGGTCGATGGCGTACTATTGGTTAATAAGCCGCAAGGGATCTCCAGTAACCGCGCGTTACAACAAGCAAAAGGTATTTTCTTTGCGCAAAAGGCGGGCCACACCGGCGCGTTAGACCCTCTTGCTACGGGGATGTTACCGGTGTGCTTCGGTGAAGCGACCAAGTTTTCACAGTTTTTACTCGACACCGACAAAACCTATGTGGTTCGGGCTAAACTAGGCGAGCGCACGACCACCTCTGACGCCGATGGTGAAATTGTGCAAACCCGAGCAGTGGATGTCTGTGAAGCGGATTTACGTGAACAGGTTGCCAGTTTTATTGGGGAGTCGGATCAGTATCCGTCGATGTACTCGGCACTGAAATACCAAGGCCAACCACTGTATAAATATGCCCGTGAAGGCATTGAAGTACCGCGTAAATGCCGCCGTATTCATGTCTACAGTTTGACCTTAGATGAGTTCGACAGTGAGCGCAACGAGATACAAATGACCGCGCACGTATCCAAAGGCACCTATATACGTACGATTGTTGATGACTTAGGTGAGTTACTCGGGTGTGGCGCCCATGTGATTATGCTTCACCGTTCTAAAGTAGGTCACTATCCGGCAGAAAAAATGGTGACGTTAGAGACGTTGCAGCAGCTACTCGATGAGGCCAAAGCCAAAGACATCGCCCCAGCAGAGGTACTCGACCCCTTGCTGTTGCCGATGGATACTGCGGTGCAAGACTTACCAAGCATCGAGCTTGACGAACAACAAGCCACTGCTTTTGCCCACGGGCAAACTGTGGTTGTCGGCGAGCAGGTTGCGCCGGTATGTGCGGTGCGCTGCAAAACACGCTTTCTAGGCGTTGGTGAGCGTAACCAACACGGCCACTTAAAGGCCAAACGTGCTGTGGCAATTACCAGCTAG
- the rbfA gene encoding 30S ribosome-binding factor RbfA, which translates to MREFSRTERVAQQIQKEIAVIIQREVKDPRLGMVTVSAVEVSRDLSYAKIFVTVFNQDDDTKAKQSMRILNDASGYIRSLLGKRIRARIIPELRFVIDNSLLEGMRISNLVDTVMREDQDKRNNSDEEE; encoded by the coding sequence ATGAGAGAATTTTCTCGCACAGAGCGCGTAGCGCAGCAAATCCAAAAAGAAATCGCGGTGATCATCCAGCGCGAAGTGAAAGACCCGCGTTTAGGCATGGTGACCGTGTCTGCGGTGGAAGTATCCCGTGATTTGTCCTACGCCAAAATTTTTGTCACCGTCTTTAACCAAGATGACGACACTAAAGCGAAACAAAGCATGCGTATTTTGAACGATGCCAGCGGCTACATTCGCTCCTTATTAGGCAAGCGTATTCGTGCTCGCATTATCCCTGAGTTGCGTTTCGTGATTGATAACTCGCTGCTCGAGGGGATGCGTATTTCTAACTTGGTCGACACCGTAATGCGTGAAGATCAGGATAAGCGCAACAACAGCGACGAAGAAGAGTAA